A single window of Deinococcus betulae DNA harbors:
- the trmB gene encoding tRNA (guanine(46)-N(7))-methyltransferase TrmB: MILRLGDFQFPDDPARLYPDTPGRPWVLEVGFGDGRFWPHFACTFPEAPNYLGVELSGVSLLKAARRLKDAGLHNAHLTKLPADVLVREVIPHAGLDLMVVNFPDPWPKAGHTDHRLLQAPFFRLAASRLKPGGAILLTTDHDEYFAFACAEANSSGVMRVEQGEPPAAALETKYALKWRDLGLGVNHARFVPTAHAPISHGQTAPYPADPLSAPETAVPHAVLTLPADFHPAAFDKVTDRRPPGRDPQDAGWTVVLLELYQALRRDGWVALAHVVEGELTQEVLVGITAREDGTHLVRLAKFGGPIITPGVKAAVGTVTQWLEGQGAVVKHRGY, encoded by the coding sequence ATGATTCTTCGCCTGGGTGATTTCCAGTTTCCCGACGACCCGGCGCGCCTGTATCCGGATACGCCCGGTCGCCCCTGGGTGCTGGAGGTGGGCTTTGGCGACGGCCGCTTCTGGCCGCACTTTGCCTGCACCTTTCCCGAGGCGCCCAATTACCTGGGCGTGGAACTCTCGGGCGTGTCGCTGCTCAAGGCGGCGCGCCGCCTCAAAGACGCTGGCCTGCACAACGCCCACCTGACTAAACTGCCTGCCGACGTGCTGGTGCGCGAGGTGATTCCCCACGCCGGCCTGGACCTGATGGTGGTCAACTTTCCCGACCCCTGGCCCAAGGCCGGACATACCGACCACCGCCTGCTGCAGGCGCCGTTTTTTCGGCTGGCCGCCAGCCGCTTGAAACCCGGCGGCGCCATTTTGCTGACCACCGACCACGACGAGTATTTCGCCTTTGCCTGCGCCGAGGCAAATTCAAGCGGCGTCATGCGCGTGGAACAGGGCGAGCCGCCCGCCGCCGCCCTGGAAACCAAGTACGCCCTCAAGTGGCGCGACCTGGGCCTGGGGGTCAACCACGCCCGCTTTGTGCCCACCGCCCACGCGCCGATCTCCCACGGCCAGACCGCGCCCTATCCTGCCGACCCTCTCTCTGCCCCGGAGACCGCTGTGCCCCACGCTGTGTTGACCCTGCCCGCCGACTTTCACCCCGCCGCTTTTGACAAGGTCACGGACCGCCGCCCCCCTGGCCGTGATCCCCAGGACGCAGGCTGGACCGTGGTGCTGCTTGAGCTGTATCAGGCGCTGCGGCGTGACGGCTGGGTGGCGCTGGCGCATGTCGTCGAAGGCGAGCTGACCCAGGAAGTGCTGGTGGGCATCACGGCGCGGGAGGACGGCACCCATCTGGTGCGTCTGGCCAAGTTCGGCGGCCCGATTATCACGCCGGGCGTGAAAGCCGCCGTGGGCACGGTGACGCAGTGGCTGGAAGGGCAAGGCGCAGTGGTCAAGCACCGGGGGTATTGA
- a CDS encoding nuclear transport factor 2 family protein: MDIRQLERQRLRAILHAEQATLEALHHPDFQLCTPSGAIWTRAFYLSGLLDGSLQYHRFEPVTPLEVRQVPGLGAVRYRSVIDVSFQGGPNNHLECWHLDIYTQAQDSAWRCLWSQATDTIRD; this comes from the coding sequence GCGGCAGCGACTTCGGGCGATCCTGCACGCCGAGCAGGCCACCCTGGAGGCGCTTCATCATCCTGACTTTCAGTTGTGCACGCCCAGCGGCGCCATCTGGACCAGAGCCTTTTATCTCTCGGGCCTGCTGGACGGCTCTCTTCAGTACCACCGCTTTGAACCCGTGACGCCCCTGGAGGTGCGGCAGGTGCCTGGACTGGGCGCCGTCCGGTACCGCTCGGTGATTGACGTGTCCTTCCAGGGTGGCCCGAACAACCATCTGGAATGCTGGCATCTGGATATTTACACGCAGGCCCAGGACAGTGCGTGGCGCTGCCTCTGGTCACAGGCCACCGATACGATTCGAGACTGA